tgttgtttggcTTGCTTTGCATTTTCATACCAATTtaattacatacatatacatggtgtttataaaaaataaaatgtactggATTGAAGGGGAGCACAGTTAGACTCACTGTAATTTTTGTGGGGATTTTAGATTGTAGGAGTTTGATATTTGtagaaatttttttatatattgagatggggtctatattttccaggttggtctcgaactcctgagctcaagtgatccacccacctcagcctcccaaagtgctaggattacaggcatgagtcactgcgcccagcccaaatcTCAGATTCTTATTCCATAAAATGAAGAATTACAGAGAATTTCTAAGGTGTCTTATGGAAAGAAGACCTTTGCAAAAGTAGCCCAGCTAAGCTTTTTGAGCATTTCCTGAATGGCAGCCACTAGTTCTACAGTGGGGAATGGAGTGAGAGTCTGAGCCACCAAGAGATGAAGTGTCCCCCAGCAGAGGTAATGGCCAAACAATAATGACATCCCAAATAAGGGATTTTAGCAACTCTCCAAGGTCCAGAGGCTAGAAAAAGggagaagattttctttttctaattaattaACCAGCTATATTAGATATATTATTGGGAGTTGACTATGATTCTGAGTTTTAGTCATGTGTTAGGAAGGAGGTATTATAATTTGTCTTGATgagtacatttaaatatatacatgctGAACAGTAAATTTCACCTGAGGTATTTGTGTTGGGTACACTGATCCAGGTGTGCCAGCTGGCATTATGCAATAGACACCTAGGTAAAAACATTTACTGTTCCCCAATTATGGCACCCACATATCTCAGCTGCCTTTCAGCTAGGCAGGCCATGTGACTGACTTTGGCCAGTCAtcagccaggaggctgaggtgggagaattgcttgagcctgggatatcAAGGCTGCAATCCGTGGTGAGTAGATATGATTGTGTCAAAGTCTtgactaaacatacaaaaaggtTGTGAGTCATCTGCACTCTATTCTTCAGCGGTACAGTGGAGGCCCTCTTTTTTCTCATGTGGCAGCCACAAGATGATGGGGCCTGAGTTCTTTAGTGGCTGTGTGGTGCAAACCTCCTACTGACTCTCAGTGGAcataaaacataagaaataaacATAGTTGTATTAATACATTGAGATTTTGGAGTTCTGTGTTACTGCGTCATAGCCCAACTCCTCTTGAGCAAATGTAGCTGCACCTGTCACTGGGGTGGAGATCAGATCCCTAGAGTCTGTCACCTTTGGAAGTGGACCACGGCTTAGAGAAAACAAGTTTCTTCATGCATGGATGCTTAAAGTATAATGAGAATGGGGATGGGGTTATAGAGCATTACCTCTGGTTTCACATCAATCATGGCTAGTTACTCCTTGGGCAGTTTGTTGGAATGGTTGTgtgagaaaataagcaaaatttctcatgcattttttaaatctatgggAATGATTCATGTACCCCATGTCTACTACTGAGGCCTAGTCACAGAtgtaattattatcattactatgGGGCACATCTTATGGAATAACAAGTCAATTGTAAACAAAAGTATACCTGgtgccaagtgtggtggcttgtgcctagaattccagcaactcaggaggctgaggcaggaggatggcttgaggccaggagctggaaactagcttgggcaacataatgaggttgcatctctacaaaaagtaaaaaaaaaattgtcaggcaCGATGGTTTATACCTATATAGAAAGAAACGTGGCTGGCCactctggctcacacctgtaatcctagcactttaagagACTGAaacagaaggactgcttgagtccaggagtttgaggcaagcctgggcaacatagtgagaacccatttctataaaaaataaaaaatttagcttggtgtggtggcacacacctgtagtcccagctactcaggaggctggggtgggaggactacttgaggctgggagatcaaggctgcaatagccataattgtgccactgcactcagcctgggtgacagagtgagaccctgtcttagaataaaaaaagaaaaataaagcccttttctttataaattacccagtctcaggtatagaaacataaaacaaattaagACAGTAGATTAATGCCCCAGCCTCCAACCTGCAGCAGAACAATTCTGAGATGCCTTCCacacagtttctcagagagtaCTCAGAGCAGTTGAGCTCCCATTTTCCACTGTGGTCATCTTCTCATTAAtgtaccctcttttttttttttttttttttgagacagggtcccgctctgtcacctaagctggagtgtagtggtatgaggacagctcactgcagccttgatctcccaggctcaagcgagccctccagctcagcctcctcagtagctgggactacaggtacacaccatgacacctggctaagtttcttttatttttgtagaaacagggtcttgctatcttgccagggctggtcttgaactcgtgggctcaatcaatcctcccaccttggccccccaaagtgctgggattacaggtgtgaggcactgtgcccagttCTTTCTTAACCTTTCTATCTTTATTCTATCTCGTTTTTGCACCCCCACCCCACATGTGCTTCCTGGGATCAACTCACAAACCACTTGGACTCAAGTCTTTGTCTCAGGATCTCTATTATTCAAGGTTCTCCAAAGACACAGACCTgtaggatatatatatgtgtgtgtgtatatatgagacATATATTggttcatgtgattatggagaccagcaagtccaaaatctgcagggccAACGTCCTGGTCTAAAGGTTGTCAGGCAGAAAGAGCTGATGTGCCAGTCGAAAGGCCATTGGGCAGGAGAATTCTCTCTTCCTTGgggaaggattttattttatttctgccttcaactgattagatgaggcccacccacatcctAAACGGCAATCAGCTTTATTCAAtataccaatttaaatgttaatctcatgtaaaaacaccctcacagaaacactcaGAATActatttgaccaaatatctgggcaccccataGCCCAGTAAAGTTGACAAAATTAACCCTCACAGACACCAAGTGTAGTTCATCATTTTGGAAATATTCGACTTACAGCAGAAGTGGAAACCTCTGAGTAGAGTATCAGGAATCATACACTTCACTCACTGATTTCTTGTTCACATTCCAGTGTATAAAATTCTGGTCCCCATTAAGGAGACACTCCAGTTCTCAGGGAAAACCAGACTTGGCATTGCCGTCCATGAGTATGAGACAGGAAGAGCTGTGGTCCAGGATGGAACGAAAGTCATACTGCACATACCAGGTGTTCGATACATGCTCAGCAATTCAAGTGcgcgttctctctctctctctggagtaGACACTTACTTCAACTAACGGGAGGCTGGCCAGTTGTTTTACCACCTATCCTGCTTTTCCCAGCTCTTGTGTGGGCCCCAAAGCCCCCAGCAGTAGACGGCCCCAACTGCTGTCGCTGTCCCTGGTGCTGACCAAACGCTAACGCTTCTGCGTTGCGGCCTTAGGGCCACTGGTGGTGCCcagttattcttttattttccttttgttcttttcttttcctctctttgttGCTGCCCTTATTGCTGCCCAATTAttcttttctatctctttctctttcttgtctctctctctctctttcttttctttctttctctttctttctctctctctttttcctccagAAAATGCTGCAGACTGAGTGTGATTTTGAAGCATAGACTGGACTTCGAGGATGAACGTGACATTTTGGCTCTCTGTACATCCCCATTCACACTGAAGAATCAACACTTACTTGCTGATCAATATTCCTAGAACTGGTGGCACAGCCAGGACCTACGCTGATGCTTACCTCCCCCTGTCCTGCCGCAGAGACGCCCCCGTCCCTGTGGCCCAGGGAGGTGCCAAGGGTCCCTGGGGAAGGCGGGAGATGGGGAAGGGGCAGGGTGAGCGAAGAGGAGCAGGCTGCGTCTCCACGCAGGCTGGGAAGCGGGGCTTCCGGGCCGCAGGGTCGCGGGGACGGGTGTGATGCAATCGCGCCACAGCCGCTGCGTCAAGGGGCGGCTCCGGGATGCGGGGACTGCGGTAGAGCCGGTCCCgcccccgccgcccgccgcccgccttCGCTAACCCCGCGGACAGCCGCCGGGACGACCACCCAGAGCCACCGGAGCCCCCTGACACCCGCCCCGAGTCACCGGTAACCCGCGGCACCCGCCCCGGGGCGCGCCATGAAGTCGGCGGCGAGCTCGCGCGGGGGCGGTGGGGGCGGCCGCGGGGGCGGCGGCTGGGGCGGCTGGGGCGGGGgccgaggcggcggcggcggcgcgggcaAGGGCGGCGGGGGCGACGGCGGCGGCCCGGGGGGCAAGGGCGGGTTCGGGGCACGGGCGCGCGGCTTCGGCGGGGGCGGCCGGGGCCGGGGGCGAGGCGGCGGAGACGACAAGGatcgcggcggcggcggcggacaGCGGCGGGGCGGGGTGGCCAAGAGCAAGAGCCGTCGCAGGAAGGGCGCCATGGTGGTGTCGGTGGAGCCGCACCGGCACGAAGGCGTCTTCATCTACCGCGGGGCGGAGGACGCGCTGGTCACGCTGAACATGGTGCCGGGCCAGTCGGTGTACGGCGAGAGGCGCGTCACAGTGACCGAGGGCGGCGTGAAGCAGGAGTACCGCACGTGGAACCCATTCCGCTCCAAGCTGGCCGCGGCCATCCTGGGCGGGGTGGACCAGATCCACATCAAGCCCAAGTCCAAGGTGCTGTACCTAGGCGCCGCGTCGGGCACCACTGTCTCCCACGTCTCCGACATCATTGGCCCAGACGGCCTGGTCTACGCCGTCGAGTTCTCCCACCGCGCCGGCCGCGATCTGGTCAACGTGGCCAAGAAGCGCACCAACATCATCCCTGTCCTGGAGGACGCGCGGCACCCGCTCAAGTACCGCATGCTCATCGGGATGGTGGACGTGATCTTCGCCGACGTGGCCCAGCCCGACCAGTCCCGCATCGTGGCCCTGAACGCCCACACCTTCCTGCGCAACGGGGGCCACTTTCTCATCTCCATCAAGGCCAACTGCATCGACTCCACCGCATCTGCCGAGGCTGTGTTTGCTTCTGAGGTGAGGAAGTTGCAGCAGGAGAACTTGAAGCCCCAAGAGCAGCTGACCCTGGAGCCCTATGAGAGGGACCACGCTGTGGTGGTCGGGGTCTACCGGCCTCTTCCAAAGAGCAGCACCAAGTAGCACCCAGCTCAGGCTCGCCTGCCATCTCCCCAAGCCTGTGTtgtgtttgctattattttctatgtgttttctttgtgcgtgttttgttttgttttgttttttctattaaaCTGCATAAAGAAACGGCACCTATCTGTATGGTGATGCCAGGCTAGGTTTTGCTGCAGTAACAACCCCCAAATCCCAGTGGCCTAAACCAGCTGGTGTAAGGGGCCCATCACGCAGTAGCCTGGGAGCTGTGCTCATTCTCATCACTCCGGTCCCCAACTCCCCAGGGCCCCATTTTCACACATGCTCCCTCCATCCCTAGGGCAAAGGAAAGAGAGCTGGGGAACTGCTAATAAAAGCTTTTAAACTTCCCCTTGGAACTGATGGGGCACTTCTGCTCACATTTGGCCAAGTCACATGACCAAGCCTGACTCCGGGGAAGGACACTGAATATTGATGGACAATAATGTAGTCAAACACACCAATCATCTGACTCACAGCCAAAGTCAACCACAATAAGTTTTTATTACTTTACTCTTCAACTAAGCCCTTTTGCATTCACGGTTAaagtgaataataaataaatgttaaatttattcctcacaCCAGCCCTGAGATGGCTTTGTTAGCACTTGTGTATTACATGTGAAGCAACAGGGCTTCTGAAGGTAAACTAGTTGCTCAAACTTACATAGCCAGTAAGGAGGTAGGACTGAAATGCCAGTCTTCAGGGCTCTAAATCCATTGCTGTTTCCTCAGCACCAGGGGGATCTTGTCTCTGGCCCCCAACCCCTATGGCATGCACACAGGGACACACTTAGAGCAGGGCCCTGTGACCTTATTGTGTTCTTTTGCTCCCCCCTGTCCCCCACTGGGCTAGCCCTTTggtttcacaatagcaaaataagGTAGGGGGGCAGGATGTAGGTCTAGCTAGCAGACTGTCTCCACTGCAGGGCATAACATACCCCAAGTGGCATCACCAAGTGTCTGCAGAACAGGCAGAAAAATGACTCCCAGAAAGTATCTGTCTTTGCAAGGCATGTCCTGCAGTTCCCAAGATGCTGGTCTCAGTACCTTGCAGTCTCTCTCCAAAGCGCCCCAAAGGGAAGGGAGAGTGGGTAATCCAAGGAGAGCTGAGAATGCCCCCAAGGCCCAGTAAATGCCTCCAAGCCAGACCTTAGGAAggcctttcattcattcatgcatgcatacACTCAAAAAAATCCCCACTGCCAAAGTCACCAACATTTAGTCTTTGAATGATTGCGCACTAATGTATCATTTGGAGGGTGGATTTGCCTTTCTAAACATGTGCTTGGGCAGCAATCATGGTTAGTCTGCTTTTTCTGAGAGCATACTTCTTGAACAACAAAGGATAAatcagacttttt
This DNA window, taken from Macaca fascicularis isolate 582-1 chromosome 6, T2T-MFA8v1.1, encodes the following:
- the FBLL1 gene encoding RNA 2'-O-methyltransferase FBLL1, whose amino-acid sequence is MKSAASSRGGGGGGRGGGGWGGWGGGRGGGGGAGKGGGGDGGGPGGKGGFGARARGFGGGGRGRGRGGGDDKDRGGGGGQRRGGVAKSKSRRRKGAMVVSVEPHRHEGVFIYRGAEDALVTLNMVPGQSVYGERRVTVTEGGVKQEYRTWNPFRSKLAAAILGGVDQIHIKPKSKVLYLGAASGTTVSHVSDIIGPDGLVYAVEFSHRAGRDLVNVAKKRTNIIPVLEDARHPLKYRMLIGMVDVIFADVAQPDQSRIVALNAHTFLRNGGHFLISIKANCIDSTASAEAVFASEVRKLQQENLKPQEQLTLEPYERDHAVVVGVYRPLPKSSTK